Proteins from a genomic interval of Phlebotomus papatasi isolate M1 chromosome 3, Ppap_2.1, whole genome shotgun sequence:
- the LOC129807202 gene encoding zinc finger protein 184-like, with amino-acid sequence MSENWHNWCRFCAKISSKDINSVNKIESISEQLEIVNKYFMMSLILFEGVQCTICSDCQDFLTKVEGFRDTCLKTDQMFRELICQKDVSDLYLETIRFKFGIDNEEVKYNILTEETTNLDIPEQTIDPLETQFVNIKQEITLEDYKVQPAVVPRKRGRPRKLSSRVQQSRLKLKTELKDSSDGIEISSEKLIEEDLDYAQDPSNDTVSDDDLPLKKRHKAPKAAKKETVCEFCCKTFKAPCLLKEHIWSKHRKEDRPFVCSECSKRFSSKGFLKKHMDIHLPDSERRIHPCPYCDKKFTQKNSVQSHINCMHFKEKPFICEECGKSCGQKSALKQHMETHTEERPFKCFMCPKMFKSAQQAKMHEIWHKDITYPCPHCDLKLKSKITLRSHMLVHSDVRKYKCNYCGNEFKRSKTLKNHLILHTGQRPYECPFCDKTFAHGSNCRSHQKKSHPEELAALEASGERPKNTKIPRLDQLQPKQPVVTSSISLD; translated from the exons ATGTCTGAGAACTGGCATAATTGGTGTCGATTTTGTGCAAAGATTAGCTCCAAGGACATAAATTCtgttaataaaatagaatcaaTCAGCGAACAACTGGAAATAGTAAACAAATACTTTATGATGTCG CTTATACTCTTTGAAGGCGTCCAATGTACCATTTGTAGTGATTGCCAGGATTTCCTTACAAAAGTAGAAGGTTTTAGGGATACATGTCTGAAAACTGATCAGATGTTTAGAGAGTTGATATGTCAAAAAGATGTCTCAGACCTGTATTTAGAAACAATTCGCTTCAAATTTGGAATTGATAATGAGGAAGTC aaatacaaTATACTGACTGAGGAAACAACCAATCTTGACATTCCGGAACAGACTATTGATCCTCTGGAAACACAGTTTGTGAATATCAAACAAGAAATAACTCTAGAAGACTATAAAGTACAACCTGCGGTTGTTCCCAGAAAAC GAGGACGACCACGAAAACTGTCATCAAGAGTTCAGCAGTCTAgactaaaattaaaaacagagttaaaggACTCAAGTGATGGGATTGAAATATCCTCGGAAAAGCTTATAGAAGAAGACCTTGATTATGCCCAAGATCCTTCAAATGACACAGTCTCAGATGACGATTTACCTTTGAAAAAGCGTCACAAAGCACCTAAGGCAGCTAAGAAGGAAACTGTATGTGAATTTTGTTGCAAAACATTTAAGGCTCCATGCTTGCTTAAAGAACACATTTGGTCAAAGCATCGCAAGGAAGATCGACCCTTTGTTTGCTCAGAATGTTCCAAGCGATTTTCATCGAAGGGATTCCTCAAGAAACACATGGACATACACCTGCCCGATTCCGAGAGACGTATACATCCATGTCCTTATTGCGATAAGAAGTTCACACAGAAGAATAGCGTGCAGAGTCACATTAATTGCATGCATTTCAAGGAAAAACCTTTTATCTGTGAGGAATGTGGAAAATCTTGTGGTCAGAAGAGTGCCCTCAAGCAACACATGGAAACTCATACTGAAGAACGGCCTTTTAAATGTTTCATGTGTCCAAAGATGTTCAAAAGTGCTCAACAAGCTAAAATGCATGAAATTTGGCACAAGGATATCACCTATCCTTGTCCACACTGCGATTTAAAACTGAAAAGCAAAATTACACTTAGGAGCCACATGTTAGTACACTCTGACGTAAGAAAATACAAATGCAACTATTGCGGAAATGAATTTAAACGCTCAAAAACGCTCAAA AATCATCTTATTCTACATACTGGCCAGCGTCCGTATGAGTGTCCTTTCTGTGATAAAACATTTGCACATGGATCAAATTGTCGAAGTCACCAGAAGAAATCACATCCTGAAGAACTAGCAGCTTTAGAAGCATCTGGAGAACGACctaaaaatactaaaatccCTAGACTCGATCAGTTACAGCCAAA GCAACCTGTGGTAACGTCTTCGATATCTTTGGATTGA
- the LOC129806712 gene encoding zinc finger protein 99-like, with the protein MMSNWRNWCRLCAKIDSCAGDLTCKVESISDQLEIIQKYFMISLSDLYDIQLPVCPECCKFLTKVDGFRGHCIKVDQMFKEIISLENSSNLSDLESIRIRFGVDSEEIKFSTFLSQSIQVAREDSLLPSIFAEPLEMQNTVEIKSEIPEIENLNSKRKCTRKEHNEDVITKSDCTDDIRNYWDSDNISDREFECNSEKQGPTTKTNNDKIDFPKMRPRGNTERQSSLSESYFVCAFCSTSFKRKNFLKRHILTKHQQKSMINKFSMCSKEISTRTRLDTHKDSKLWESKKKVQMCSFCNKMFKCKLNLQVHLDEVHKVEGSSRKFENPKKTETETSRNKEIFENETISDIIIVKKDYKSQEKQRKCKTKERDTEKTSGQQRSSENQTQKSEVLTDKKEPCLNQKKQNKKDQADKSERPGSTKDANDLSRKRPWERNRECSFCSRVFKRRNALREHILSRHTRQDMIHLCSKCPKKFSAKYRLRLHELTHLSKAERLQYQCPHCDSIFMQKGGLQSHINSVHLRDKPFICEKCGKGFGTKGALISHKLTHSDDRPFACSVCQKKFKSKRNCQIHETIHSGSGFPCSHCNMVLKSKGTHWLHMRVHSNVKKYKCNYCGNEYKHSQTLKDHLIWHTGQRPYECPFCDKTFSNGSNYRSHKNKAHAAELAALKASGKQLTAPKVPRLEHLQPKPLKMIEHLQSWCRLCAKTDSIDVDTVYKMELVKEQLEIVNKCFSILLQPFEDIQSSICGECRRFLIKVDGFRDHCLKADQMFRELLQHDNISDVNLSSIRIKYGFDNEEIKYSPNLPEVNDEVCRDEAFHSDTFSDPLESSNISVKEEILETEPKTTHKKRGRPRKSSKAPEVHERRVKRASNAKHKKNYKTDSDEEMSNEDMPDHKSEDGSDYEPETTNEPKEDKISASQKPKKIRKQFEEQRHLCTICQKTFCRRNVLKQHILAQHRKQDMTHECAQCSKKFCTSYRLKIHEATHLSDDEKRIHPCSYCDKKFSNKFFVQTHIKLMHIRDKLFTCEECGKSFGTKGTLTQHKISHTEERPCQCSFCPKKFKNDRQLKQHESSHKESGHPCPQCGLKLKSIVTLRMHLLVHSDKKNYKCNYCGNEYKRVKTLKSHLLLHTGQRPYECPFCDKTFANGSNCRSHKKKAHPVELAALEASGEQPTITITPKLKHLQPKVPAFT; encoded by the exons ATGATGAGCAATTGGAGAAATTGGTGTCGATTGTGCGCAAAAATTGATTCCTGTGCAGGAGATCTTACATGCAAAGTTGAATCCATCTCAGATCAActggaaattattcaaaaatacttCATGATTTCG CTTTCTGATCTCTATGATATTCAATTGCCTGTCTGTCCTGAATGCTGCAAATTTCTGACAAAAGTAGATGGTTTTAGAGGTCATTGCATTAAAGTCGATCAAATGTTCAAAGAAATAATTAGTCtggaaaattcatcaaatttatCAGATTTAGAATCAATTCGCATTAGATTTGGAGTTGACAGTGAAGAGATT AAGTTCAGTACATTTCTTTCTCAAAGTATTCAAGTTGCAAGAGAAGATTCCTTACTACCTAGTATTTTTGCCGAGCCACTTGAGATGCAAAATACAGTTGAAATTAAATCAGAAATACCTGAAATAGAAAATCttaattctaaaagaaaat gtacgAGGAAAGAGCATAATGAGGATGTGATAACGAAAAGTGATTGCACTGATGACATAAGAAATTATTGGGACTCTGATAATATTTCTGACAGAGAATTTGAATGTAATTCTGAGAAACAAGGTCCCACAACAAAAACTAATAATGATAAGattgattttccaaaaatgcGTCCTAGAGGAAACACAGAACGCCAATCTTCTTTAAGCGAAAGTTATTTTGTATGTGCGTTCTGTTCTACATCATTCAAAAGGAAAAACTTTTTGAAGCGACATATTTTGACTAAGCATCAGCAAAAGAGCATGATTAACAAATTTTCTATGTGTTCTAAAGAAATCTCCACTAGAACAAGACTGGATACACATAAAGATTCAAAATTGTGGGAATCGAAAAAGAAGGTTCAGATGTGTTCGTTTTGCAATAAGATGTTCAAATGCAAGTTAAACTTGCAAGTTCATTTAGATGAAGTCCACAAAGTAGAAGGTTCtagtagaaaatttgaaaatccgAAGAAAACTGAAACTGAGACTAGTCGTAAtaaagaaattttcgaaaatgaaaCAATTAGTGATATCATAATAGTTAAGAAAGACTACAAATCCCAGGAAAAGCAGAGAAAGTGCAAGACCAAAGAACGAGATACTGAGAAAACGTCTGGTCAACAGCGATCTTCTGAAAACCAAACTCAAAAAAGTGAAGTATTAACAGACAAAAAAGAACCTTGCCTAAACCAGAAAAAGCAAAATAAGAAGGATCAAGCGGATAAAAGTGAACGTCCTGGATCAACAAAAGATGCAAATGATCTTTCGAGAAAGAGACCTTGGGAACGCAACCGTGAATGTTCATTTTGTTCTAGGGTCTTTAAGAGACGAAATGCTCTAAGGGAGCACATTTTGTCACGACATACCCGACAAGACATGATCCATCTCTGTTCCAAGTGTCCAAAGAAATTCTCAGCAAAATACAGATTGAGATTGCATGAACTGACTCACCTGTCCAAAGCTGAAAGACTCCAGTATCAATGTCCACATTGTGATAGTATTTTCATGCAAAAAGGCGGTCTCCAGAGCCATATAAATTCTGTGCACTTGCGTGACAAGCCCTTTATCTGCGAAAAGTGTGGAAAGGGCTTCGGAACAAAAGGTGCTCTAATATCACATAAGCTAACCCATTCTGATGATCGTCCTTTTGCATGTTCAGTTTGTCAGAAGAAGTTCAAGAGTAAACGCAATTGTCAGATTCATGAAACGATTCACAGTGGATCTGGTTTTCCTTGTTCACACTGCAATATGGTACTGAAGAGTAAGGGTACACACTGGTTGCACATGAGGGTTCATTCTAACGTTAAAAAGTACAAATGCAACTATTGCGGCAATGAATACAAACACTCACAGACTCTCAAA GATCACCTCATTTGGCATACCGGACAGCGTCCTTACGAGTGCCCGTTTTGTGACAAGACGTTCTCTAATGGATCCAACTACCGGAGTCACAAAAACAAGGCACATGCTGCAGAGTTGGCAGCCTTGAAAGCATCTGGAAAACAGCTGACTGCACCTAAAGTTCCAAGACTAGAGCATTTACAACCAAAG CCACTAAAGATGATAGAACATTTGCAAAGTTGGTGTCGTTTGTGTGCTAAAACTGATTCTATCGACGTAGATACAGTATATAAAATGGAATTGGTCAAAGAACAATTAGAAATTGTCAACAAATGCTTTTCAATTTTG CTTCAGCCTTTTGAGGATATACAGTCTTCAATTTGTGGAGAGTGTCGCAGGTTTCTTATCAAAGTAGATGGCTTTAGAGATCATTGCTTGAAAGCTGATCAAATGTTCAGGGAATTATTGCAACATGATAACATTTCTGATGTAAATCTTTCATCAATTCGTATTAAATATGGATTTGATAATGAAGAAATC AAATATAGCCCAAATCTTCCAGAGGTCAATGACGAAGTTTGTAGAGATGAAGCTTTCCATTCCGACACTTTTTCTGATCCTCTTGAGAGTAGTAATATTTCAGTAAAAGAAGAAATTTTGGAAACGGAACCTAAAACAACTCATAAGAAAC GTGGGCGTCCACGAAAATCTTCAAAAGCGCCAGAAGTTCATGAAAGAAGAGTAAAAAGAGCATCAAAtgcaaaacataaaaagaattataaaactGACTCCGATGAAGAAATGTCTAATGAAGATATGCCGGATCATAAGAGTGAGGATGGTTCTGATTATGAACCTGAAACAACTAATGAACCAAAAGAAGATAAAATCTCAGCCTcacaaaagccaaaaaaaatccgaaaacaaTTCGAAGAACAGAGACATTTATGTACAATTTGTCAAAAAACATTCTGTCGCCGAAATGTCTTGAAACAGCATATTTTAGCCCAACATCGTAAACAGGATATGACCCATGAATGCGCCCAATGTTCAAAGAAATTCTGCACTAGTTATAGATTGAAAATTCATGAAGCTACTCATTTGTCTGACGATGAAAAACGCATTCATCCATGTTCCTATTGCGACAAGAAATTCAGCAACAAGTTCTTTGTACAAACTCACATAAAACTTATGCATATCCGGGATAAATTATTCACCTGTGAGGAATGTGGAAAGTCTTTTGGAACTAAGGGTACTCTAACTCAACATAAAATAAGCCATACTGAGGAACGTCCTTGTCAGTGTTCATTTTGTCCCAAGAAGTTCAAGAATGATCGTCAGCTTAAACAACATGAGAGCAGTCACAAGGAGAGTGGTCATCCTTGTCCTCAGTGTGGACTCAAACTCAAGAGCATAGTTACCCTAAGGATGCATTTGTTGGTGCATTCGGACAAGAAAAACTATAAGTGTAACTATTGCGGAAATGAGTATAAACGTGTCAAAACCCTAAAA AGTCATCTACTTTTGCACACCGGTCAGCGTCCTTACGAGTGTCCATTTTGTGATAAAACATTTGCAAATGGATCAAATTGTCGAAGTCACAAGAAAAAGGCACATCCGGTCGAATTGGCAGCTTTGGAAGCTTCAGGAGAGCAACCTACTATTACAATTACTCCCAAGCTTAAGCACTTACAACCTAA agtaccaGCATTCACATAA